A genomic segment from Etheostoma spectabile isolate EspeVRDwgs_2016 chromosome 11, UIUC_Espe_1.0, whole genome shotgun sequence encodes:
- the hce2l2 gene encoding low choriolytic enzyme, with the protein MEQIIILCLVSTCLSAVHAQTFLFSPKWGPIGYKEREEHDETAMDEIIKTNEFQASRMIDGTTSLRDGDIAVSSGRRSKVCFARSCLWSKSVDGHVYVAYRLSPEYSEMETKLIKKGMESIEKGTCVRFVPQTHQRDYVDIQPKSGCWSYLGARGGRQTVSLQSPDCLRVGVVAHEFMHALGFVHEQSRPDRDNYVTIMWPNIWRDRLRNFEKFKTDSLDLPYDYGSIMHFGMYAYSQDGEPTIIPKNSQNSKNIRLGQASTPSHIDQMKINKLYKCGDMDGY; encoded by the exons ATGGAGCAGATTATCATCTTGTGCCTGGTTTCTACCTGTCTCTCAGCGGTACATGCTCAG ACTTTTTTGTTCAGCCCAAAATGGGGCCCCATTGGCTATAAAG AACGTGAAGAGCACGATGAGACAGCAATGGATGAAATCATTAAAACTAATGAGTTCCAAG CTTCCCGGATGATAGATGGCACTACCAGTCTCAGAGACGGAGACATTGCTGTTTCTTCTGGAAGGCGCTCTAAAGTCTGCTTCGCCCGTAGCTGCCTCTGGTCTAAGTCAGTGGATGGACATGTCTATGTTGCATATAGGCTCTCACCTGAATACT CTGAAATGGAGACAAAGCTGATAAAGAAAGGGATGGAAAGCATAGAGAAAGGCACCTGTGTGCGGTTTGTTCCTCAGACTCACCAGCGGGACTACGTCGACATTCAGCCAAAGTCTGG GTGTTGGTCCTACCTTGGTGCGCGTGGTGGAAGACAGACCGTGTCTCTCCAGAGCCCTGACTGCCTCCGGGTTGGAGTGGTCGCCCATGAATTCATGCATGCCCTAGGCTTTGTGCACGAGCAGTCTCGCCCTGACCGGGACAACTATGTCACCATCATGTGGCCGAACATTTGGAGAG ATCGGTTGAGGAACTTTGAGAAATTTAAGACTGACAGTCTGGACCTACCATACGACTATGGCTCAATCATGCACTTTGGGAT GTATGCCTACTCTCAGGATGGGGAGCCAACCATCATTCCTAAGAACAGCCAGAACAGCAAGAACATAAGGCTGGGCCAAGCATCGACTCCAAGCCACATTGACCAGATGAAAATCAATAAACTTTATAAATGTG GTGACATGGATGGATACTAA